The DNA sequence TCCAAGCACTTGCCGGTTTTTGATTGTGCATTTAAACCCGCCAAGGGGGAACGCTTTATTCAATACATGGGCCATGTGCGAATGATGGCGGCAGTGCAGCCATTTATTTCTGGCGCTATTAGCAAGACCGTCAATATGCCGGAAAGTGCCACAGTTGAAGAAATAATGCAGACTTACATTGAGGCATGGAAGCTTGGATTAAAGGCGATAGCCATATATCGCAACAACTCCAAGCGGTCTCAGCCGCTAGCCACAGCAAAAGATGGTCATGAAGTAGGGACTGAAAAAGCAGTAGAGACTCGCATACTGCGCAGACATCTTCCGGATGAGCGCCAGGCTATTACCCATAAGTTTAGCATAGCTGGGCACGAGGGATATATCACGGTGGGGGTTTATGAGGACGGCTCTCCAGGCGAGATTTTTATAGTAATGGCTAAAGAAGGTTCGACGCTAAGTGGTGTTATGGATGCTTTTGCTACTAGCATTTCGCTTGCACTGCAATATGGGGTTCCTCTATCGGCGCTAGTGAAAAAATTCTCGCACATGCGATTTGATCCATCGGGTTTTACAAAAAACAAGCAAATTCCCATGGCGAAGTCGGTCTTGGATTACATATTTCGTTGGCTAGCTGCTAAATTTCTCTCATCAGAGGAGCAGCGCGCTGTTGGTGTTCTGCAGGCTGGCGATGTTGGTGTAGAAAGTGCGAAGGTGCAAAATAGCCAGGCTTTAGACAATACAGCCCAGAGGGGAGCTACGGAGAGCGAGTCTTCTGTGGGAGGTAATTCGGCTATAGGATTTGCAATTAAGGAGAACCCGCCTAAGGGACAGTTGGTTAGTCGTTTTGATGGAGTAGCTGATAATAGCGTAGAAATGCCGAGTCATGGTCATGCACGGGCCACTAGTGTCTCGTTTGCGCCTGTAAGCGAGGATGCGCCTCCATGCACTATATGCGGTGCTTTTATGGTTAGACAGGGAGCGTGTTATAGATGTCTTAACTGCGGTTCTCAAAGTGGCTGTAGCTAAGAGTTAAGACGGCGAAAACGTGGTGGCGCCTAAGTAATGAAGGGGAAACTGCCTAATGTAGAGATTTTTACCGATGGCGCCTGTAGTGGCAATCCAGGGCCAGGAGGTTGGGGCGCGATATTGCGTTGTAATGGTCGCGAGAAGGAGATTTCAGGTGGGGAGAAGCTAACAACTAACAATCGCATGGAGTTAACGGCTGCCATTAAGGCACTCTTGTCGTTAAAGAAGCGATGTCGTGTGGCGATATATACAGACAGCGCCTATTTACAGAGAGGTGTAAGCGAATGGATGGCTGCTTGGAAGGTTAAGGGTTGGCCCAGTAGGATAAAGAATCAGGATTTGTGGAAAAGTCTCGATAGTTTACTCGAAAAGCACGATGTCGTGTTTCATTGGATAAAGGGTCATAATGGACATCCCGAGAACGAGCGGGCGGATAGATTAGCAACGGCAGCCATTAAGTGAAGTGGAATGAACGGTCAGGATAAATCCTTAATTGGATCGATGCGCGGTAGTAGTAAAACGCATGGGTAATATTTATTGTCGAGATCTGCTTGCGGCTATTGGTAAGCCACCGCCGTGGATCGTTGGAGTCTTAAATATTACTCCTGATTCGTTTAGTGACGGCGGCTTGTACGTAGGTGCTGAGGCTGCCTTAAGTAGGGCAAGGGAGCTTCTGGCGGATGGTGCAGATATTATAGATATTGGCGGCGAATCTACAGGTCCAGGAGCTAAGCCCATAGCTTCTAGCGTTGAGCTCGAGCGCATCTTGTCCGTAGTCTCTGTTTTGGCAAAGGAGGCATTTGTTTCGATAGATACCTATAAGGCTGCTACAGCAAAAGAGTGTTTAAGAGCTGGTGCTAGGATGATAAACGACGTTTCGGCTTTAAGGGCGGATTCGTTAATGTCGCGCGTAATAAGTGAAAGTGACGCCTTTGTAGTGCTAATGCACTCGAAAGAAGATGGCGCCCGTCCGCATGCGAGTGAATCGAAGTGCGATTACGTCGATATTATCCCGGCAATTTCAGCTTTTCTAAAGTGGAGGATAGATTTTGCTATTAGTCAGGGCATTTCTAGAGCGCGGATTGTCGTAGATCCTGGAATGGGGAGATTTTTAAGCCACGATTCGAAATATTCTTGGGAACTGCTCAGGCGTTTAGGTGAACTTGGTGTGGAACTGAAAGAATTTCCTTTGATGGTGGGAACGTCGAGAAAGGGTTTTTTGGGCAAAGCACTTGGCGAACGTGAGCCGATATCGCAACTAACGGGTCTTATCTCTTTTTTAAAGGGCGCATCGCTAATTCGAACGCATAATGTTTCTATGGCAAGAGAATTTTTCGATGTATGGAAATCTCTTATGCCAATATCTTAGGGGCCTGCTACAAGACAGGCCCCATGGATTAGTGAGCTATTCTTGCGGATTTCGTGCTTAGTGAAATTGGCAAAGTTACAAAATACGGTTGTTCTGCTCGCAGGTTGTCGTATACATGTTTTAGTCGTCGGCGCAGCATCAGGCGCGAACGGTGTAGGCGAGATTTAACAGCTGGTATTGTAAGTGATAATATCTCGCTAACTTCTTGGTTTGACAGACCATCTATGTCTCTAAGAACAAAGACTGCTTTGTATTCATCGTCGAGTCTATCGATTGCAATTTGCAGCGCGTTTTTTAGTTCTCCCAAAATTACGCGTTCATCAGTCTTTGCTTGTGAAGTCATGTGTGCCAAAGGAGACTGAATGTTTGACAATACGCTATCTTCAAGAGGTATGGAGAGCTGACGCTTGCTCTTTCGCAGTTTCATGAAAGAGGCGTTTACCGTTATTCGGTAAAGCCAGCTCGAAAATGCAGAATCACCCTTAAAGCTCGATAGCTTTTTATAAAGAGTCACAAATACGTCTTGGAGAACCTCTTCGGCATCTTGTGCGTTTCTCGTTAGGCGCATGGCTAGATTAAAAGCCTTCGCTTCATATCTAGAGATGAGTTCCTCAAAAGATTGTGTTGAACCCGACAAGAACCGCTGAATTAAATCCTGATCAGAAGGTAATTCTGCACGCATAGCTTATACTCTCCCAATAAAACCTAACTTCTAATAACCCATAAAACCAATTTTATGGATTTAAGCACAAAAATGTTCACCAGTTGTCACAAAAATGTAAAATCTTTAGGTAGCAAAATAATTTCTAAATAGTTACTAAAATACAGGGATTTTTACGAAGGATGCCCCAATTTTCTTAGCGGGCTAACTAGTTGATAATAAAGGAGTTTGTATTAGGACGACGGCTTTACTAACTCACCGATTATTTCGTTCTTGCCATCCTCGCCTACTCGCTTGAGCACGTAGTTGAGATCCTTAATATCTCCATTCGAGTCATATTCCACCTTACCCAGTGCTCCTAAGGTTGAGTAGCTGTAGAGATAATCCTTTACTTTAGTAGGATCAGGGCTTACGACGCTAATGGCATCTACTATTGATTTTACTGCGTCAAAAGTGGTTCTCAATACGAATTCATAGGTTGGTCCCCCGGGATGTTGCGAGTTGAATTCCTTTTGAACGCTTTGAAATTCACTTGAAGAATTATTAATATCTGGCGCTCCAATGAAATACAAGTTGTCGCTGTTCTTTTCGGTAGCTGTTCGAAACGATGCGACTTCTGGAAAGTTATAAGAAAAAAGTGTTTGACTAAGGCGCCTCCTCTTAATGTCGTTAACCAGATTAGCAAGGGTGCGCTCGGACATCACATTTAGGTAGACTCCCCTTGCGCCCCTTGCATCTGCCTTCGCCAAAAGAGTGCTAAAATCTGAAGAGTCTGGGGTAAAATTCTCCGCATAGACAACTTTTGCTCCTAAGTGTTTTAAGAGCAAATCTCTTACTCCAAAAGTAAAGGCGTTTTCTTCAGTTAAAACAGCTATCTTCCCGCCGCATTTAGAATCCATGAAATCGGCGAAACCTTGAACGCTTTTCTCAATATCGATAAAGGTGCGAAAGACATAGTCGCCAAGGGTTTTTACATCTTGATGTAAAGACAAAACGGCAATATTAAGAATTTTA is a window from the Deltaproteobacteria bacterium genome containing:
- the rnhA gene encoding ribonuclease HI is translated as MKGKLPNVEIFTDGACSGNPGPGGWGAILRCNGREKEISGGEKLTTNNRMELTAAIKALLSLKKRCRVAIYTDSAYLQRGVSEWMAAWKVKGWPSRIKNQDLWKSLDSLLEKHDVVFHWIKGHNGHPENERADRLATAAIK
- the folP gene encoding dihydropteroate synthase, with amino-acid sequence MGNIYCRDLLAAIGKPPPWIVGVLNITPDSFSDGGLYVGAEAALSRARELLADGADIIDIGGESTGPGAKPIASSVELERILSVVSVLAKEAFVSIDTYKAATAKECLRAGARMINDVSALRADSLMSRVISESDAFVVLMHSKEDGARPHASESKCDYVDIIPAISAFLKWRIDFAISQGISRARIVVDPGMGRFLSHDSKYSWELLRRLGELGVELKEFPLMVGTSRKGFLGKALGEREPISQLTGLISFLKGASLIRTHNVSMAREFFDVWKSLMPIS
- a CDS encoding sigma-70 family RNA polymerase sigma factor → MRAELPSDQDLIQRFLSGSTQSFEELISRYEAKAFNLAMRLTRNAQDAEEVLQDVFVTLYKKLSSFKGDSAFSSWLYRITVNASFMKLRKSKRQLSIPLEDSVLSNIQSPLAHMTSQAKTDERVILGELKNALQIAIDRLDDEYKAVFVLRDIDGLSNQEVSEILSLTIPAVKSRLHRSRLMLRRRLKHVYDNLRAEQPYFVTLPISLSTKSARIAH
- a CDS encoding ABC transporter substrate-binding protein codes for the protein MKYFSHLLILLLVVSFATTDSYGEDSEKEREVVKIGAIIPLTGGQAARGQDIAKLLKTLERHFDEMQLGYHYRFIVEDGQCGAGHAATTAAMKLINIDKVKFLLTGCSGETLQAGPLAERNKILNIAVLSLHQDVKTLGDYVFRTFIDIEKSVQGFADFMDSKCGGKIAVLTEENAFTFGVRDLLLKHLGAKVVYAENFTPDSSDFSTLLAKADARGARGVYLNVMSERTLANLVNDIKRRRLSQTLFSYNFPEVASFRTATEKNSDNLYFIGAPDINNSSSEFQSVQKEFNSQHPGGPTYEFVLRTTFDAVKSIVDAISVVSPDPTKVKDYLYSYSTLGALGKVEYDSNGDIKDLNYVLKRVGEDGKNEIIGELVKPSS